The following coding sequences lie in one Apium graveolens cultivar Ventura chromosome 3, ASM990537v1, whole genome shotgun sequence genomic window:
- the LOC141711931 gene encoding uncharacterized protein LOC141711931, translating to MSSEKTIPNTHPHSLEEEEEEEDDDPPMLSSQAIEALRELLTEQNRTIDTDTGATAVDDVALLTEDWRMSQFWYDRETAETVAREVHALCSSIQSPSVACLACPTLYVYLKKLHPDIPVQLLEYDKRFEKYGSEFTFYDYNEPEELPSKLKHACQIVIADPPYLSKECLDKVAQTISFLAHPEDFHLLLLTGEVQKDRAAELLGLRPCQFRPQHSSKLGNEFRLFTNYDPGMRLGGWEQEQ from the exons ATGTCGTCGGAGAAAACAATCCCAAACACTCACCCACACTCACtcgaagaagaagaagaagaagaagatgacgatcctccAATGCTAAGTTCTCAAGCAATTGAAGCTCTGCGAGAGTTACTCACCGAGCAGAACCGTACAATTGACACCGACACTGGCGCCACCGCCGTCGATGACGTGGCATTATTGACGGAGGATTGGCGGATGAGTCAGTTCTGGTACGACCGTGAAACTGCCGAGACTGTTGCTAGAGAAGTTCACGCTCTTTGCTCTTCTATTCAGTCGCCTTCTGTGGCTTGTCTCGCTTGTCCTACTTTATATGTCTACCTCAAG AAACTTCACCCCGATATACCTGTTCAACTTCTAGAGTATGACAAACGTTTTGAGAAGTATGGAAGTGAGTTCACTTTCTATGACTACAATGAACCAGAAGAACTCCCATCTAAACTGAAGCATGCATGTCAAATTGTAATTGCAGATCCTCCTTACCTG AGCAAAGAATGCTTGGACAAGGTTGCTCAGACAATATCTTTCCTTGCGCACCCCGAAGATTTTCACCTTCTCCTGCTCACTG GTGAGGTGCAAAAGGATAGGGCAGCGGAGCTCTTGGGCTTGCGTCCTTGTCAATTTCGGCCTCAGCACTCCAGCAAACTTGGCAATGAGTTTAGGCTGTTCACAAATTATGACCCTGGTATGAGGTTAGGAGGATGGGAGCAAGAACAATAG